In Rhinatrema bivittatum chromosome 11, aRhiBiv1.1, whole genome shotgun sequence, a single window of DNA contains:
- the NCCRP1 gene encoding F-box only protein 50 yields MEKGSRKGEQEQRPQQEEPKAEGASDWKAKCEAEWKLKAKGINAPDSLDWQFIYKKKPFGRNFLKSSNPEGLSTDEPPPQPLADVPPPRQPLEEIGDFSGWQVTTEHIPVDTSGIPPGVVVCYLPNYSWCIKEQCIDLKAEGLWEELLDSSSQPDIYILDWYEDSKLHKHVYELHVKLLAEDQKTVIKEFSCTPENDMSGDTKNWIYVSHTFTNYGPGVRFIHFLHKSKDLFVVGFHRTRLTNSKVFAQLRG; encoded by the exons ATGGAGAAGGGATCCCGCAAGGGGGAGCAGGAACAGAGACCGCAGCAGGAAGAGCCCAAGGCCGAGGGTGCCAGCGACTGGAAAGCCAAGTGCGAGGCAGAGTGGAAACTGAAGGCGAAAGGGATCAACGCCCCCGACAGCCTGGACTGGCAATTCATTTATAAGAAGAAACCCTTTGGCAGAAACTTCCTGAAGTCCTCCAACCCTGAAG GTTTGTCTACCGATGAGCCTCCGCCCCAGCCGCTGGCAGATGTgccccctcccaggcagcctctGGAAGAGATCG GGGATTTTAGTGGCTGGCAAGTGACCACAGAACATATCCCTGTAGACACCAGTGGGATCCCTCCTGGAGTGGTGGTGTGCTACCTTCCAAACTACAG CTGGTGCATCAAAGAGCAGTGCATTGATCTGAAGGCTGAGGGACTCTGGGAAGAGCTTCTCGATTCCTCCTCCCAGCCAGATATTTACATCCTCGACTG GTACGAAGACAGCAAACTGCACAAGCATGTTTACGAGCTTCACGTCAAGCTGCTGGCAGAGGACCAGAAGACTGTGATTAAGGAATTTTCTTGTACGCCTGAGAATGACATGAGTGGGGATACCAAAAACTGGATATAC GTTTCGCACACCTTCACAAACTACGGCCCGGGCGTGCGCTTTATTCATTTCCTGCACAAGAGCAAGGACCTGTTTGTGGTTGGGTTCCACAGGACCCGCCTAACCAACAGCAAGGTGTTCGCACAGCTGAGGGGCTAA
- the SYCN gene encoding syncollin, which yields MQPIQVSFLLSLALATALAQCPQPNEIKDAEGNKVCARMFEDSNAYYDQCCGGAFLDAQNGDDMPYMPLKWSNRISSLVVATRCELTVWSKQPKHGNMRKFNAGIVYRLKDVKKGLFGTWNNAISSYYCKCN from the coding sequence ATGCAGCCGATTCAggtctccttccttctctccctcgCTCTGGCCACGGCGCTGGCCCAGTGCCCCCAGCCCAACGAAATCAAGGATGCGGAGGGCAACAAAGTGTGCGCCCGTATGTTCGAGGACAGCAACGCCTACTACGACCAGTGCTGCGGCGGGGCCTTTTTGGACGCCCAGAACGGGGACGACATGCCCTACATGCCCCTGAAGTGGAGCAACCGCATCTCCTCGCTGGTGGTGGCGACCCGCTGCGAGCTCACCGTCTGGTCCAAGCAGCCCAAGCATGGAAACATGCGCAAGTTTAACGCCGGCATCGTCTACCGCCTGAAGGATGTGAAGAAGGGGCTCTTCGGGACCTGGAATAACGCCATTTCATCTTATTACTGCAagtgcaattaa